From Arachis stenosperma cultivar V10309 chromosome 2, arast.V10309.gnm1.PFL2, whole genome shotgun sequence, one genomic window encodes:
- the LOC130962939 gene encoding uncharacterized protein LOC130962939, with protein sequence MTGLMKKYGIIHKVATAYHPQTNGQAKVSNQEIKRILEKIVKPHRRDWSSKLGDALWDYQTAYKTPIGMSPFQLVFRKACHLPMEDCGGGIKRKIQLVELKCLRLEAYENSRLYEERIKVVHDKRIKRREFRAGDLVLLYNSRLRLMPGKLRSMWEGPYRVENAEPYGVFHLSHPSSPTIFKVNDHRLKLYHGEKMKRNKGVEVFLLEDAPEGEEI encoded by the exons ATGACAGGGTTGATGAAGAAGTATGGCATCATCCACAAGGTGGCTACGGCCTACCATCCCCAAACAAACGGCCAAGCCAAAGTCTCTAACCAGGAAATCAAGCGCATATTGGAGAAGATTGTGAAACCTCATAGGAGGGATTGGAGTTCTAAGCTCGGAGATGCGCTATGGGATTACCAGACGGCTTATAAGACACCAATCGGTATGAGTCCGTTCCAGCTAGTCTTTAGGAAGGCTTGCCATCTCCCGATGGAG GATTGCGGGGGCGGAATCAAGAGGAAGATACAGTTGGTAGAATTGAAGTGTCTTCGATtggaagcttatgagaactcaaggCTATACGAAGAGAGGATTAAGGTGGTGCATGATAAGCGTATCAAGAGAAGGGAGTTTAGAGCTGGGGATCTAGTCCTCCTCTATAACTCTAGATTGAGGTTGATGCCAGGAAAGTTAAGATCAATGTGGGAAGGACCCTATAGAGTGGAGAATGCTGAGCCATATGGGGTTTTTCACTTGAGTCACCCTTCAAGCCCCACAATTTTCAAAGTTAATGATCACCGTCTGAAGCTTTATCATGGAGAGAAGATGAAAAGAAACAAAGGGGTTGAAGTGTTCCTTCTTGAGGATGCACCCGAAGGCGAAGAGATTTGA